From the Fusobacterium ulcerans ATCC 49185 genome, the window CCATACATGAAGCAGTACCACAACTGCTACTGCCAGTATTTCAGGAACTCCATGTGGAGCTTTCAGTACATTGGTATCTTTCAGACAAAATATAATAAGTATTCCAATTACTGCTGGTGGTAAAACTTTTCCTAAATACATCATATACTTTTCCACTGCTTTATTTTTTTTATTCAATACAAGAAATGGGAAAGCTCTTAAAAAATATGAAGTCGCTCCTACTGCTACTATTATAGAAACAGAATATAAAAATCCTGCTCTCATAATTATCTCACTCCCCTTTTCTTTGCCATTTCTATCTTTTTTTCCAACCTTGATTTAAAAACTATTAAAAAAACTATTATAATTGCTATAGAAGGAATCAGCATATTTTTTGAGCCTAAAAATATCAGACATACAAATCCACTTAATACTCCCAAGACACTAGGTGTTCTAGTTGGAAAAGTAAGAAACTGATCTACAAATATAACTATAAACAAAGCAGTCATTGCAAAATCTATTCCTTTACTGTTAAACTGTACAGCAGATCCCAATATTGCTCCTAAGACTCCACCTAATACCCAATAAAAGTGGCTTAATCCTGCTATTGCCAAAAATAACTGTTTTCTATTAACTCCCAGTGGAACTTTTGCTGAACACATAATTGCATATACTTCATCTGTAAGTGTATGTATCATATATGGTCTGACTTTTTTCATTTTTTTAAATAAAT encodes:
- a CDS encoding AzlC family ABC transporter permease, which produces MKKALKAAFKATMPVFFGYIFVGMAFGLLCQRNGYNFIWALFIGLGVYSGSMQFVLLNLLTGGAGILEAIITTLIVNARYALYGISFTDLFKKMKKVRPYMIHTLTDEVYAIMCSAKVPLGVNRKQLFLAIAGLSHFYWVLGGVLGAILGSAVQFNSKGIDFAMTALFIVIFVDQFLTFPTRTPSVLGVLSGFVCLIFLGSKNMLIPSIAIIIVFLIVFKSRLEKKIEMAKKRGVR
- a CDS encoding branched-chain amino acid transporter permease, whose protein sequence is MRAGFLYSVSIIVAVGATSYFLRAFPFLVLNKKNKAVEKYMMYLGKVLPPAVIGILIIFCLKDTNVLKAPHGVPEILAVAVVVLLHVWRRNSLISILGGTAFYMYLVQKIF